A DNA window from Streptomyces sp. 71268 contains the following coding sequences:
- a CDS encoding WXG100 family type VII secretion target — MSLLVTYETVTTAANDVRTTANTLKTELDELHRRVERVVSTWEGDAQIAFHETQTQWNTSVNELTSTLHQIARALDDATEGYRATDKAAAAQFRI; from the coding sequence ATGTCCCTGCTCGTTACGTACGAGACCGTGACCACGGCCGCCAATGACGTCCGTACGACCGCGAACACGCTGAAGACCGAACTCGACGAGCTGCACCGGCGCGTGGAGCGCGTCGTCTCGACGTGGGAGGGTGACGCGCAGATCGCCTTCCACGAGACCCAGACGCAGTGGAACACCTCGGTCAACGAGCTGACCAGCACGCTGCACCAGATCGCGCGCGCCCTGGACGACGCGACGGAGGGCTACCGCGCCACGGACAAGGCCGCCGCGGCCCAGTTCCGCATCTGA
- a CDS encoding WXG100 family type VII secretion target codes for MAGNLKVTEAELTQLINDLDLMESSLENKIRSLNAVVDRIESGWKGSAAGAYNQLQSGVNLHARKIRELLVLIEQAMKMSRDGFSQQELDQLQKFKNMQGGEGGGQSRILDMA; via the coding sequence ATGGCCGGAAATCTGAAGGTAACCGAGGCCGAACTCACGCAGCTCATCAACGACCTGGACCTGATGGAGAGTTCGCTGGAAAACAAGATCCGGTCACTGAATGCTGTGGTGGACCGGATCGAGAGCGGCTGGAAGGGTTCGGCCGCGGGGGCGTACAACCAGCTTCAGAGTGGGGTCAACCTGCATGCCCGCAAGATTCGTGAGCTGCTGGTCCTCATCGAGCAGGCGATGAAGATGAGCCGTGACGGGTTCTCGCAGCAAGAACTGGACCAGTTGCAGAAGTTCAAGAACATGCAGGGCGGCGAGGGCGGCGGCCAGAGTCGCATTCTCGACATGGCCTGA
- a CDS encoding S8 family serine peptidase, with product MPSSLSHWRRGVVHLLVLLGVGSIWTVSPAAADDFQDRQWHLDAMSVEELWPVSTGKGVTIAVIDSGVDQVPELRGRVVDERNFAGDPPANGGSGRSHGTAMASLIAGTASSGGVQGIAPGARVMSLQTGYGGTSIGGSAEVWAQAIRYAADNGARIINFSQTSRALVPGTAGSLDRPLRQLKSAVDYARGKGLLIFAGTGNDAERSNAPGYPSSFPGVVGVGAVDRSGKVAKFSTYGPQVKLAAPGVDIPARCKSGQGLCRSGGTSPATALASASAALIWSKHPTWTNNQVLRVMMQTASKPEGKVPSKYIGYGIIRPGQVLIDGKGDPGDPDVNPLLPKEKEQAKPTQQPSAAPSGSAPGSDKGSDSEDAQRAAEGVAVSGGDGGDDGGSGLLWPVLGTGAGIAVIGGAVFYLRRRQPRSSMY from the coding sequence ATGCCTTCTTCACTGAGCCATTGGCGACGAGGCGTAGTCCACCTGCTCGTGCTCCTAGGAGTTGGGTCGATATGGACGGTCTCTCCCGCTGCTGCTGACGACTTTCAGGATCGCCAGTGGCATCTCGACGCGATGAGCGTTGAAGAGTTATGGCCAGTGAGTACGGGGAAGGGAGTGACTATCGCCGTTATCGATTCGGGTGTAGATCAGGTTCCCGAATTGCGAGGGCGTGTAGTGGATGAGAGAAACTTTGCCGGCGATCCGCCGGCGAACGGCGGCAGTGGCCGCAGTCACGGAACGGCGATGGCCTCGTTGATCGCTGGCACAGCCAGCTCGGGAGGTGTGCAAGGCATCGCCCCCGGGGCGAGGGTCATGTCCTTGCAGACCGGTTACGGCGGTACGTCGATCGGCGGGTCTGCGGAAGTCTGGGCTCAGGCCATTAGATATGCTGCTGATAATGGTGCACGCATTATTAATTTCTCGCAGACTTCGCGAGCCTTGGTGCCAGGGACGGCAGGCTCACTCGATCGACCACTGAGACAGCTCAAGAGTGCTGTCGACTATGCTCGCGGAAAAGGTCTCTTGATCTTCGCGGGGACAGGGAATGATGCTGAAAGGAGTAACGCCCCTGGATATCCATCGAGCTTTCCCGGAGTGGTTGGCGTAGGGGCGGTTGATCGCTCTGGAAAGGTGGCTAAATTCTCCACCTACGGGCCGCAAGTGAAGCTGGCAGCCCCCGGCGTGGACATTCCAGCAAGGTGCAAGAGCGGCCAAGGGCTTTGCAGAAGTGGCGGCACCAGCCCCGCCACCGCCCTAGCCTCCGCCTCCGCTGCCCTCATCTGGTCCAAGCACCCCACCTGGACGAACAACCAGGTCCTCCGCGTGATGATGCAGACCGCGAGTAAGCCGGAGGGGAAAGTACCCAGTAAGTACATCGGGTACGGCATTATCCGGCCGGGGCAGGTGCTGATTGACGGCAAGGGTGATCCGGGTGATCCCGATGTCAACCCGTTGCTGCCCAAGGAGAAGGAGCAGGCGAAGCCAACGCAGCAGCCGTCCGCAGCGCCTTCCGGATCGGCTCCGGGCAGCGACAAGGGCTCGGATTCCGAAGACGCGCAGCGCGCGGCCGAGGGGGTCGCGGTCAGCGGTGGCGACGGGGGTGACGACGGAGGGTCCGGCCTTCTGTGGCCGGTGCTGGGAACGGGCGCCGGCATCGCGGTCATTGGTGGGGCTGTCTTCTATCTGCGACGGCGCCAACCTCGCTCAAGCATGTATTGA
- a CDS encoding PQQ-binding-like beta-propeller repeat protein, whose amino-acid sequence MPGAPGGGQGGQRKKRTAIIVAATVAAVLAAGGGVWAVVGGDDGDKEPKAQQSTEPEKKESTEPSKAPEESATPEEEELDPNEIRQDGEAKVLFQTPAPKVARSGEDVPGFWVMDDYVVKAVQTKIVAYDNSGAEKWNVPLPKTVCAAPTTANDDGKVVVAYEGRKKNECSQLALIDLKAGKKLWDKPAPEGGMFGGGYNSLGMAQSGDAVGLSWFGGSALVSVKDGNPLPVQELTAACSVKGWAGGKALLRAYSCNDGTAKLQKVDPATGKVAWTYPVRKGYEVAKIYSTSPVVIHLVNEDRKSGGLIAVKEGGKERSALDLGGQSYQPDCGMSIFGSNMGSCQGVVASDDTFFLPTALGKSSSSGLTTEIHAFDLNTGKKKWESKTDGRMMSPLRMDGKNLIAYQQPTYDKAGTIVSISPSGGKPQKTVLQLPAATREAENGFYRTRRVFDERGRFYMASERLTGDEEKEKLIMAFGP is encoded by the coding sequence ATGCCCGGTGCCCCTGGCGGCGGTCAGGGCGGTCAGCGTAAGAAGCGCACGGCGATCATCGTCGCCGCGACGGTGGCGGCCGTACTGGCGGCGGGTGGCGGCGTGTGGGCCGTGGTGGGCGGCGACGACGGCGACAAGGAGCCCAAGGCACAGCAGAGCACGGAGCCCGAGAAGAAGGAGTCGACGGAGCCGAGCAAGGCGCCCGAGGAATCCGCGACCCCCGAGGAAGAGGAACTCGACCCGAACGAGATCCGCCAGGACGGCGAGGCGAAGGTCCTCTTCCAGACACCAGCTCCCAAGGTGGCGCGCAGCGGCGAGGACGTGCCCGGTTTCTGGGTTATGGACGACTACGTGGTGAAGGCCGTTCAGACCAAGATCGTCGCGTACGACAACAGTGGCGCGGAAAAGTGGAACGTCCCGCTGCCGAAGACGGTGTGCGCGGCCCCGACCACCGCTAATGACGACGGAAAGGTCGTCGTCGCGTACGAGGGGCGCAAGAAGAACGAATGCAGTCAGCTCGCGCTGATCGACCTCAAGGCAGGAAAGAAGCTCTGGGACAAGCCGGCGCCCGAGGGCGGGATGTTCGGCGGGGGATACAACAGCCTGGGCATGGCCCAGAGCGGCGACGCGGTGGGCCTCTCCTGGTTCGGCGGCTCCGCCCTGGTGAGCGTCAAGGACGGCAACCCGCTTCCGGTCCAGGAACTGACCGCCGCGTGCTCCGTCAAGGGCTGGGCGGGCGGCAAGGCCCTCCTGCGCGCGTACTCCTGCAATGACGGCACCGCCAAACTGCAGAAGGTGGACCCGGCGACCGGGAAGGTCGCGTGGACGTACCCCGTGCGAAAGGGGTACGAGGTGGCGAAGATCTACTCCACCAGTCCGGTGGTCATCCATCTCGTCAACGAGGACCGAAAGTCGGGTGGCCTCATCGCCGTCAAGGAGGGCGGAAAGGAGCGTTCCGCCCTCGACCTCGGCGGACAGAGCTACCAGCCGGACTGCGGCATGAGCATCTTCGGCTCGAATATGGGGTCCTGCCAGGGCGTCGTGGCCTCCGACGACACGTTCTTCCTGCCCACCGCGTTGGGTAAGAGCAGTTCCTCCGGGCTCACCACCGAGATTCACGCCTTCGACCTCAACACCGGTAAGAAGAAATGGGAGTCGAAGACCGACGGGCGCATGATGTCCCCGTTGCGCATGGACGGTAAGAACCTGATCGCCTATCAGCAGCCCACGTACGACAAGGCCGGCACGATCGTCAGCATTTCCCCGAGCGGCGGCAAGCCACAGAAGACGGTGCTCCAACTGCCCGCGGCAACCAGGGAAGCGGAGAACGGCTTCTACCGCACGCGCCGCGTCTTCGACGAGCGAGGCCGCTTCTACATGGCCTCCGAGCGCCTGACCGGCGACGAGGAGAAGGAAAAGCTCATCATGGCCTTCGGCCCCTGA
- the mycP gene encoding type VII secretion-associated serine protease mycosin — translation MWTTHQATRSVALSAAALLTSLGAASPANGVTADVGEPAPEGRAQSVTGRESAAPVRDIGLTPNGGGECTYPMKKQFAARPWALQRVVLDELWQETKGEGVKVAVIDTGVDDANPQLAPAVDDGSGLDLVSKGKRKDPTADAVGHGTKVAGIIAASPRRGTGFVGLAPESTIIPIRQNDEKGTGTTKTMVVAIEHAIAEGARVINISQDTAKPLSHHSDLAMAVERARQRDIVVVASAGNDGLDNKVKETYPAAYTGVLAVASSDRNNERAPFSQRGDFVGVAAPGVDIVSTVPGNGQCVDNGTSFSAPYVAGVAALLRAKYPNWKEHEVVAWIKQTANRSINGRDNNVGWGVVDPVRALGGRVSPISTPAPDRAPGRQSAPEPARLTLGETAQERRERLATYALGATAVTVAVIAGTAVILRDRRRRAERRATG, via the coding sequence ATGTGGACGACGCACCAGGCAACCCGGTCGGTGGCGCTGTCGGCCGCCGCGCTGCTGACGAGCCTCGGGGCGGCTTCTCCCGCCAACGGGGTGACGGCCGACGTGGGGGAACCCGCACCAGAGGGCCGGGCCCAGTCGGTGACCGGCCGCGAGTCCGCTGCCCCCGTGCGGGATATCGGCCTCACCCCGAACGGCGGGGGCGAGTGCACGTACCCGATGAAGAAGCAGTTCGCCGCTCGTCCGTGGGCGCTTCAGCGCGTCGTACTCGACGAGCTGTGGCAGGAAACCAAGGGCGAGGGCGTGAAGGTCGCGGTCATCGACACCGGGGTGGACGACGCGAATCCGCAGTTGGCGCCCGCGGTGGACGACGGGAGCGGCCTCGACCTGGTGAGCAAGGGAAAGCGCAAGGACCCGACAGCCGACGCCGTGGGACACGGCACGAAGGTCGCGGGCATCATCGCCGCCAGCCCGCGGCGGGGCACGGGCTTCGTCGGTCTGGCGCCGGAATCGACCATCATTCCGATCCGGCAGAACGACGAGAAGGGCACGGGCACGACGAAGACCATGGTGGTGGCCATCGAGCACGCCATTGCCGAGGGGGCCCGGGTTATCAACATCTCGCAGGACACGGCCAAGCCACTCTCGCACCATTCCGATCTGGCGATGGCGGTGGAAAGGGCGCGGCAAAGGGACATCGTCGTTGTGGCGTCGGCGGGTAACGACGGTCTCGACAACAAGGTGAAGGAAACCTATCCGGCGGCCTACACGGGCGTGTTGGCCGTGGCGTCTTCCGACCGCAACAACGAACGCGCCCCTTTCTCCCAGCGCGGCGACTTCGTCGGGGTCGCGGCACCGGGCGTGGACATCGTCTCGACCGTTCCCGGAAATGGTCAGTGCGTTGACAACGGCACCAGCTTCTCCGCGCCGTACGTGGCCGGCGTCGCCGCGTTACTGCGCGCCAAATACCCGAACTGGAAGGAGCACGAGGTCGTCGCCTGGATCAAGCAGACCGCGAACCGGTCGATCAACGGCCGGGACAACAACGTCGGTTGGGGCGTCGTCGATCCGGTACGAGCCCTCGGCGGCAGGGTCAGCCCGATCTCGACGCCCGCGCCGGACAGGGCTCCAGGCCGGCAGAGCGCCCCGGAGCCGGCGCGGCTCACGCTCGGCGAGACGGCACAGGAGCGGCGCGAGCGACTGGCCACGTACGCGCTCGGCGCCACGGCCGTGACCGTCGCGGTCATCGCCGGCACGGCGGTCATCCTCCGCGACCGGCGCCGCCGCGCCGAACGCCGCGCGACAGGCTGA
- the eccB gene encoding type VII secretion protein EccB, translating into MASRRDELNAYTFARKRVVAAFLQPTPAGTEEGAPRALRAVLPGAIVGALILAGFGAWGMFKPKAPKGWDEPKTNVIIGSDSTTRYVVLETNGKAQLHPVLNLASAKLLLNPDKGKVIKVDEKVLDNGKIPHGPTIGIPYAPDRLPDAGDAGKAKRWAVCEQPGGRGSTVQKATFVLADRETSKVEGTERLRDGQVMYVRAQNGARYLVDGKGSKYLIGGSDWRQRSKDYTSAYDKLLLRTLVGNRSAHPQSVTDDWLKTLRDGTPITFPHLPGTVAADAGIDGLSEEEGRVGMVLRAKTGTGPQHYVVLPGKVLPVSDFTAELLLSSPETDRLNQAGQARDVDAQAFTPEGAEDSFYGDRAWPQAKAAQVNSLGGESARDTVCSVLRDVRANGTTKLSTWAGKGFPATIAEGGSTTYVTPGTGLLYREIRGHQSTSGSLFLVTDTGLRYAVQTNNDSSSEESVIGTDGKPKKADEQAQREVDQARIRLGYRDVKPARVPIEWSSFLAKGPRLDTTAARQPQGA; encoded by the coding sequence ATGGCATCACGGCGGGACGAGCTCAACGCGTACACCTTCGCCAGGAAACGGGTGGTCGCTGCCTTCCTGCAGCCCACGCCTGCTGGCACCGAGGAGGGGGCGCCCCGCGCGCTGCGCGCCGTACTGCCCGGGGCCATCGTCGGCGCCCTGATCCTGGCCGGATTCGGCGCGTGGGGCATGTTCAAACCCAAGGCCCCCAAGGGCTGGGACGAGCCGAAGACGAACGTCATCATCGGCAGCGACTCCACCACCCGGTACGTGGTCCTGGAGACCAACGGCAAGGCGCAACTCCACCCCGTCCTCAACCTCGCCTCGGCCAAGCTCCTGCTCAATCCCGACAAGGGCAAGGTCATCAAGGTCGACGAGAAGGTGCTGGACAACGGGAAGATCCCGCACGGCCCCACCATCGGCATCCCCTACGCCCCCGACCGGCTGCCCGACGCGGGCGACGCGGGCAAGGCCAAGCGCTGGGCGGTGTGCGAGCAGCCAGGCGGTCGCGGCAGCACGGTGCAGAAGGCGACGTTCGTCCTGGCCGATCGCGAGACGTCGAAGGTGGAGGGTACGGAGCGGCTGCGCGACGGTCAGGTGATGTACGTACGGGCCCAGAACGGGGCGCGCTACCTCGTGGACGGCAAGGGCTCCAAGTACCTGATCGGGGGCTCCGACTGGCGCCAACGCTCGAAGGACTACACCTCCGCGTACGACAAGCTGTTGCTGCGCACCCTGGTCGGCAACAGGTCCGCCCATCCGCAGAGCGTCACCGACGACTGGCTGAAAACGCTGCGCGACGGCACCCCGATCACGTTCCCGCACCTTCCGGGCACCGTCGCCGCCGACGCGGGCATCGACGGGCTCAGCGAGGAGGAGGGGCGCGTGGGCATGGTGCTCAGGGCGAAGACCGGCACCGGGCCCCAGCACTACGTCGTGCTCCCCGGCAAGGTGCTCCCTGTCTCGGACTTCACCGCCGAACTGCTCCTCAGCTCGCCCGAAACGGACCGTCTGAATCAGGCCGGACAGGCCAGGGACGTCGACGCCCAGGCGTTTACGCCCGAGGGCGCCGAAGACTCCTTCTACGGTGACCGCGCGTGGCCACAGGCGAAGGCGGCGCAGGTCAACTCGCTCGGAGGCGAGTCAGCCCGCGACACGGTGTGCAGCGTCCTGCGCGACGTGAGGGCCAACGGCACCACGAAGCTGAGTACCTGGGCTGGCAAGGGGTTTCCCGCGACGATCGCGGAGGGCGGCAGCACCACCTACGTCACGCCGGGCACCGGGCTGCTCTACCGCGAGATCCGCGGTCACCAGTCCACCTCCGGCTCGCTCTTCCTGGTGACCGACACCGGGCTGCGCTACGCGGTGCAGACGAACAACGACAGCAGCTCCGAGGAGAGCGTGATCGGCACGGACGGCAAGCCGAAGAAGGCGGACGAGCAGGCCCAGCGCGAGGTCGACCAGGCGCGCATCCGCCTCGGATACCGAGACGTCAAGCCGGCCCGCGTGCCCATCGAGTGGTCGTCCTTCCTGGCCAAGGGCCCCCGTCTGGACACCACCGCGGCCCGACAGCCGCAGGGAGCGTAA
- the eccE gene encoding type VII secretion protein EccE, with the protein MPRKAARAGGFSAFPLRQLVLVEIAAAVLLVAWVVDTLLVVPAAAVATVLVLVAVVRRRRRSLPEWLATARGLRQRTRRAASVRVPAGTDPGLAPVLECEPALRTYSFAGRSRRDVGMIGDGTFLTAVLRVEAADHGLRPAGGERSLPLELLREAMDVDGVRLESTQVVQHTQPAPAPHLPQQTAAMRNYGPLQAQSGAPALRVTWVALKLDPELCPEAVAARGGGLGGAQRSLLRAADQLASRLIGAGFRADVLSEAELIAAVAAAACANPIAAASGGSSGGPARRTVETSRTWRCDDRRHTTYWVGRWPQLGTSATPLARLVSLLTAVPVLATTFSLTLARGGSQEVALSGHVRITGRSDDELVSARRELERTAREAKAGLVRLDREQVPGVLATLPLGGTR; encoded by the coding sequence GTGCCGCGCAAGGCGGCGCGGGCGGGTGGGTTCAGCGCCTTCCCGTTGCGCCAACTCGTGCTCGTGGAGATCGCCGCCGCCGTGCTGCTCGTGGCCTGGGTCGTCGACACGCTGCTGGTGGTGCCCGCCGCGGCCGTCGCCACCGTGCTGGTGCTGGTCGCCGTGGTGCGCCGGCGCCGGCGCTCGTTGCCGGAGTGGCTGGCGACCGCGCGGGGCCTGCGTCAGCGCACGCGCCGGGCCGCTTCGGTACGCGTTCCGGCCGGCACCGACCCGGGGCTCGCGCCGGTCCTGGAGTGCGAGCCGGCGCTGCGCACGTACTCCTTCGCCGGCCGTTCACGGCGCGACGTGGGCATGATCGGGGACGGCACGTTCCTGACGGCCGTGTTGCGCGTGGAGGCCGCTGACCACGGCCTGCGGCCGGCGGGTGGCGAACGTTCGCTGCCTCTTGAGCTGTTGCGTGAGGCCATGGACGTGGACGGCGTACGGCTGGAGTCGACCCAGGTCGTGCAGCACACCCAACCAGCGCCCGCGCCCCATCTGCCACAGCAGACGGCGGCCATGCGTAACTACGGCCCGCTGCAGGCCCAGTCGGGCGCGCCCGCGCTGCGCGTGACCTGGGTCGCGCTGAAGCTCGATCCGGAGCTGTGCCCGGAGGCGGTCGCCGCCAGGGGCGGCGGGTTGGGCGGGGCGCAGCGGAGCCTGTTGCGCGCGGCCGACCAGTTGGCCAGCCGACTGATAGGCGCCGGCTTCCGGGCGGACGTGCTCTCCGAGGCGGAGCTGATCGCGGCCGTGGCCGCCGCCGCGTGCGCCAACCCGATCGCCGCCGCGTCCGGCGGCTCGTCGGGCGGGCCGGCGCGGCGCACCGTGGAGACCTCCCGTACCTGGCGCTGTGACGACCGTCGACACACCACATACTGGGTCGGCCGGTGGCCCCAGTTGGGCACCAGCGCGACGCCGTTGGCTCGCCTGGTGTCGCTACTGACGGCCGTGCCGGTGCTGGCGACGACGTTCAGCCTGACCCTCGCGCGCGGCGGCAGCCAGGAGGTCGCCCTCAGTGGACACGTACGGATCACGGGGCGCAGCGACGATGAACTAGTCAGCGCGCGGCGCGAGTTGGAGCGTACGGCGCGCGAGGCCAAGGCCGGCCTGGTCCGGCTGGACCGTGAGCAGGTGCCCGGCGTACTGGCCACCCTGCCGCTTGGGGGGACCCGCTGA